A genomic window from bacterium includes:
- a CDS encoding aminopeptidase, which translates to MHDPRLASYARLMVNYALEVEKGNEVLIAGSHLAAPLVREMYREVLASGGHPRTQIGLDGLAEILYKEGSDDQLTYVASSTKNDVEHIDRLLQVRSPENTKALSGIPAERMRLNQQAHSKIVQRYFEREVQGELRWSMCQFPTHAAAQEANMSLDEYHAFVLGACLLTEPDPVKAWRDVEHKQEKICAYLATKKDFRVTAAGTDLSYCAEGRVWINCCGKNNMPDGEVFTGPVEDSVSGRITFSFPGIFMGKEIEGIRLEFKDGRVVDASADRGEELLQTLLDTDEGSRRVGEAAIGTNYGITRFTRNMLFDEKIGGTCHFAIGQSLPGSGGINQSTLHWDMLCDLRTGGSYTADGEVFYSDGRFVKPIEF; encoded by the coding sequence ATGCACGACCCGCGACTCGCGAGCTACGCCAGGCTCATGGTCAACTACGCCCTCGAGGTGGAGAAGGGGAACGAGGTCCTGATTGCGGGCTCCCACCTGGCCGCGCCCCTGGTGCGCGAGATGTACCGCGAGGTTCTGGCCAGCGGCGGCCATCCCAGAACCCAGATCGGCCTCGACGGCCTGGCGGAAATCCTCTACAAGGAGGGCTCGGACGACCAGCTCACCTACGTCGCGAGCTCCACCAAAAACGACGTGGAGCATATAGACCGCCTGCTCCAGGTCCGCAGCCCGGAGAACACCAAGGCCCTCTCGGGGATCCCGGCGGAACGGATGAGGCTGAACCAGCAGGCCCACAGCAAGATCGTCCAGCGGTACTTCGAGCGCGAGGTCCAGGGGGAGCTCCGGTGGAGCATGTGCCAGTTCCCCACCCACGCCGCGGCCCAGGAGGCCAACATGAGCCTGGACGAGTACCACGCCTTCGTCCTGGGCGCCTGCCTCCTGACCGAGCCCGACCCGGTGAAGGCCTGGCGCGATGTGGAACACAAACAGGAAAAAATCTGCGCCTACCTCGCGACGAAGAAGGATTTCCGCGTGACGGCGGCGGGCACCGATCTTTCGTACTGCGCCGAGGGCCGCGTCTGGATCAACTGCTGCGGGAAGAACAACATGCCCGACGGCGAGGTTTTCACCGGGCCCGTCGAGGATTCGGTCTCGGGCCGCATCACCTTCAGCTTCCCGGGCATCTTCATGGGGAAGGAGATCGAGGGGATCCGGCTGGAATTCAAGGACGGCCGGGTGGTGGACGCCTCCGCCGACCGGGGCGAGGAGTTGCTGCAGACGCTCCTGGACACCGACGAGGGCTCGCGGCGGGTGGGCGAGGCGGCCATCGGCACCAACTACGGCATCACCCGGTTCACCAGGAACATGCTCTTCGACGAGAAGATAGGCGGCACCTGCCACTTCGCCATCGGCCAGTCGCTGCCCGGTTCCGGGGGGATCAACCAGAGCACTCTCCACTGGGACATGCTCTGCGACCTGCGGACCGGGGGGAGCTACACCGCCGACGGCGAGGTTTTTTACTCCGACGGCCGCTTCGTGAAGCCGATCGAGTTCTGA